One Desulfonatronovibrio hydrogenovorans DSM 9292 DNA segment encodes these proteins:
- a CDS encoding type 4a pilus biogenesis protein PilO, which translates to MKIKKQEILARIESLSRTRRILVQILILGLICGLFWFFYLDPARDQIAGLERDIQSLDIDIARFSSQAARLPELEKELGSREKELILAKTLLPEDAHALERLLASFERLGNEKGVRFLLFQPGTQELHQFYATRNVQLRLQGQFHDLISYFDELTRLDRLVSLQSLRLTPVAAQQRTDENVLSAETVLLVYRSLSPAELEARQ; encoded by the coding sequence ATGAAAATTAAGAAACAGGAAATACTGGCCAGGATTGAGTCCCTGAGCCGAACCCGCAGGATCCTTGTCCAGATCCTGATCTTGGGTCTCATCTGCGGATTATTCTGGTTCTTTTACCTGGATCCTGCCAGAGACCAGATTGCCGGCCTGGAACGGGATATCCAGTCTCTGGACATAGATATCGCCAGATTCTCCTCCCAGGCTGCCAGGCTTCCTGAGCTGGAAAAAGAACTCGGGAGCAGAGAAAAAGAACTGATCCTGGCCAAGACCCTTCTTCCTGAAGATGCCCACGCCCTTGAAAGGTTGCTGGCTTCTTTTGAACGGCTGGGCAATGAAAAAGGGGTCCGCTTTCTTCTTTTTCAGCCTGGAACCCAGGAGCTGCACCAGTTCTATGCTACAAGAAACGTCCAGCTCCGCCTGCAGGGCCAATTTCATGATCTTATCAGTTACTTTGATGAACTCACAAGGCTGGACCGGCTGGTCAGCCTGCAGAGTCTCAGGCTGACCCCGGTGGCTGCCCAGCAGAGAACAGATGAAAATGTCCTTTCAGCTGAAACCGTACTCCTGGTCTACAGATCACTCTCTCCAGCCGAACTGGAGGCCAGACAGTGA
- a CDS encoding PilN domain-containing protein: MIKINLLPQAKRARTSDTERQIIVFLVLLLLISASLLTSGLWHRAKINDLERIAAEKRTQRQALLARVARINELQRKFDEVEANIEAIREIRLKQQLPVRYIDETIRKLPGERIWFEALSLDRQGLMDIRGVALDNQAFAGYVDDLRGSPFIRSVSTQRTSRRQVLDLDLVEFQFQVRAGPVVSATEAQQHEN, from the coding sequence ATGATCAAAATCAATCTTCTCCCCCAGGCCAAGAGGGCCAGGACATCCGACACTGAAAGACAGATTATTGTTTTTCTGGTCCTGCTCCTGCTTATTTCCGCCTCATTGCTGACTTCTGGTCTCTGGCACCGGGCTAAGATCAACGATCTGGAAAGGATTGCCGCTGAAAAGAGAACCCAGAGGCAGGCCCTGCTGGCCAGGGTGGCCAGGATTAATGAGCTTCAGAGAAAATTTGACGAAGTTGAAGCCAATATTGAAGCCATCCGGGAGATCCGTCTCAAACAGCAGCTGCCTGTAAGATATATCGACGAAACCATCAGAAAACTGCCCGGAGAAAGGATCTGGTTCGAAGCCCTGAGCCTGGACAGACAGGGCCTCATGGATATCCGGGGAGTGGCCCTGGATAATCAGGCCTTTGCCGGATACGTGGATGACCTTAGAGGGTCTCCTTTTATCCGTTCAGTCAGCACCCAGAGGACTTCCAGGAGACAGGTCCTGGATCTGGACCTGGTGGAATTTCAGTTCCAGGTCAGAGCAGGGCCGGTAGTGTCAGCCACCGAGGCGCAACAGCATGAAAATTAA